The following are encoded in a window of Rubellicoccus peritrichatus genomic DNA:
- a CDS encoding sugar transferase, with protein MFKSRSGRRWIVLDFLIGFFALFIALNITPYVDIYEPTNRIWVSLGYGFCLVLSVRLCGLNSLYVSHARSKYEIVIGAIQGCLLAYVVVSLIVGITHVHIFGRYVMLTSLGLSLLGIILSRALDKYALSKHPLRVAFLGCNELLKAFGDRLTSNPHFKIVCAACQDDCDIPEVMETYHYIKVEDPDAFCSYLDAQKVDIVVSCYGSTIPLRVHKVIERLPFHNIEVMNKGSFLERYFREISVTYRNLHWYTSQFIKPNGGAILLVKRILDIFVSMLGLALTLPFWPLIILLIKLETPGPAIFKQCRVGLLGKNFTIYKFRTMGQDAEKKGAQWASTNDPRVTKLGAFLRRSRIDELPQLWNVLKGDMSLIGPRPERPEFVDELKKVIPLYEWRYLVPPGLTGWAQICYGYGSSVEDAKRKLQFDLYYVKNFSIQLELQILLRTIPLMMRGSR; from the coding sequence ATGTTTAAATCGCGCAGTGGTCGCCGTTGGATTGTCCTCGATTTCCTGATTGGCTTCTTCGCATTATTCATTGCCCTGAACATAACACCCTATGTTGATATATACGAGCCAACGAACAGGATCTGGGTATCACTTGGCTATGGTTTCTGCCTAGTCTTATCAGTAAGATTATGCGGATTGAATTCCTTATATGTTTCCCATGCGCGCAGTAAGTATGAAATTGTTATCGGAGCAATCCAGGGATGCCTGCTCGCATATGTTGTTGTCTCACTGATTGTCGGGATAACCCATGTTCATATTTTCGGCAGATATGTGATGCTCACCTCCTTAGGCCTTTCACTTCTGGGCATAATACTATCAAGGGCGCTAGACAAATACGCATTAAGCAAACACCCTTTACGCGTCGCTTTCCTTGGTTGCAATGAACTGCTTAAAGCATTCGGAGACCGACTAACAAGTAACCCACATTTTAAAATTGTGTGCGCTGCATGTCAGGACGACTGCGACATACCGGAAGTAATGGAAACCTACCACTACATAAAAGTCGAAGATCCCGATGCATTCTGCAGCTACCTAGATGCACAAAAAGTCGATATAGTGGTTTCATGCTACGGCTCCACCATACCGCTCAGAGTTCATAAAGTCATTGAACGCCTACCTTTTCATAACATTGAAGTCATGAACAAAGGTTCATTCTTGGAGCGTTACTTCCGAGAAATATCAGTAACCTACAGAAACCTCCATTGGTATACCTCACAGTTCATTAAGCCAAACGGAGGGGCAATCCTTCTCGTGAAAAGGATTCTGGATATCTTTGTTTCGATGCTGGGGCTTGCCCTTACGCTACCATTTTGGCCTTTAATCATTCTACTTATTAAGCTGGAAACACCAGGACCAGCCATATTCAAACAATGTCGAGTAGGATTATTGGGAAAGAATTTCACCATCTACAAGTTTCGCACAATGGGACAGGATGCAGAAAAGAAAGGAGCGCAATGGGCATCCACAAATGACCCACGTGTAACCAAGTTAGGTGCTTTCCTGAGACGCTCAAGAATAGACGAACTTCCACAACTATGGAATGTGCTCAAGGGAGATATGTCGTTGATTGGCCCAAGGCCTGAACGCCCTGAATTTGTTGATGAGCTGAAAAAGGTAATCCCACTATACGAGTGGAGATACCTCGTCCCACCAGGTCTTACCGGCTGGGCCCAGATCTGCTACGGTTATGGCTCCAGTGTTGAGGACGCAAAGCGCAAGCTACAATTTGACCTCTACTACGTCAAAAACTTCTCAATTCAGCTAGAGCTTCAAATTCTACTTCGAACCATACCACTTATGATGCGTGGTAGTCGCTAA
- a CDS encoding ABC transporter permease: MNGPKSNEAKEWDLIIKPQHSLLDLHLDDLWRYRDLIYMFVRRDFVTLYKQTVLGPAWFILNPLIATIMYTIVFGNIAKLSTDGLPDIIFYMSGTILWEYFSQCLLNTSNTFRSNAGIFGKVYFPRLSVPFSITISQLFKFALQVTFFMCFWLYFYLSGAKIHFTWAAALFPLLVVIMAGIALGSGIIISSLTTKYRDLENLLSFGVRMAMYATPVVYPLSMLAESKYRILILLNPMTPIIETFRFGFFGSGSFSWLHLSYSAAFAIVSLFIGAVIFNRIEKNFMDTV, from the coding sequence ATGAATGGCCCAAAGAGCAATGAAGCCAAAGAATGGGACTTGATCATCAAGCCGCAACATAGCTTGCTGGATTTACATTTAGACGACCTTTGGCGCTATCGCGACCTAATATACATGTTTGTGCGTCGCGACTTCGTGACGCTTTACAAGCAGACAGTTCTAGGGCCCGCATGGTTCATCCTGAATCCATTGATAGCCACGATCATGTACACAATAGTTTTTGGCAACATCGCCAAACTTAGCACTGATGGCTTACCTGACATCATTTTCTATATGTCTGGCACAATCTTATGGGAGTATTTTTCTCAATGCCTCCTAAACACTTCGAATACATTCCGATCCAACGCAGGAATATTTGGTAAAGTTTACTTCCCCAGATTATCAGTCCCTTTTTCAATCACAATATCTCAGCTATTCAAATTTGCCCTTCAAGTAACATTCTTCATGTGCTTCTGGCTATATTTCTACTTGTCAGGAGCAAAAATTCACTTCACCTGGGCAGCAGCGCTCTTCCCTCTCCTCGTGGTGATCATGGCAGGAATCGCCCTAGGATCAGGGATTATTATAAGTTCCTTAACCACAAAATATCGCGACCTTGAAAACTTGCTGTCTTTTGGCGTAAGGATGGCAATGTATGCGACTCCAGTTGTGTATCCTCTTTCAATGCTTGCTGAGTCTAAATATCGGATACTAATCCTACTAAACCCCATGACTCCAATAATAGAAACCTTCCGTTTTGGATTCTTCGGAAGTGGCAGTTTCTCCTGGCTACATCTATCATACAGCGCTGCATTTGCCATTGTCTCTTTGTTTATTGGAGCAGTCATTTTCAATCGAATTGAGAAAAACTTTATGGATACAGTTTAA
- a CDS encoding polysaccharide ABC transporter ATP-binding protein: MKNNNIVIKVDNVSKQYRLGLVGTGTLQHDINRWWCKLRGKPDPYLTVTESNDRSQLGDSEYVWALKNISFEVSKGKVLGIIGRNGAGKSTLLKILSRVTGPTTGQIKVKGRIASLLEVGTGFHPELTGRENVYLNGAINGMTKSEVTRKLDEIVSFSGCERYIDTPVKRYSSGMKVRLGFAVAAHLDPEILIVDEVLAVGDAEFQKQCIGKMKDVAGEGRTVLFVSHNMAAVRNLCDECMIISNGSVEGIFTTEEAVLRYLGTRDEKKPVIEWKNDSGADGQFLSLKVTDNDHKIRENYECDEPIRVEFKYRLNKPSPSHYLTMQILTENGSVVLFSDIRDNSGHSSNIVALGDNNISVQIPKGLLAPGTYAIKLGSADKEARKLVHQPDELCFFSLEDLKSRRAKRPGVLRLLLPWEISPSPSSENAENVTYSN, from the coding sequence CTGAAAAACAACAATATAGTTATTAAGGTAGATAATGTATCCAAGCAATACCGTCTAGGTCTGGTTGGAACAGGAACCCTACAACACGATATCAATAGATGGTGGTGCAAGTTGCGTGGCAAACCAGACCCATACCTTACCGTCACAGAAAGCAATGATCGATCTCAACTAGGAGACTCAGAATATGTTTGGGCATTAAAAAACATAAGCTTCGAAGTTTCAAAAGGTAAAGTATTAGGCATCATCGGGCGTAACGGTGCAGGCAAATCTACATTACTTAAAATCCTAAGCCGCGTCACCGGACCAACAACTGGGCAGATCAAAGTGAAAGGGCGTATCGCCTCATTACTCGAAGTTGGTACGGGATTTCATCCTGAACTAACTGGCAGAGAGAACGTTTACTTAAATGGCGCGATTAATGGGATGACTAAATCCGAGGTAACTCGAAAGCTCGATGAAATCGTAAGCTTTTCAGGATGCGAACGCTATATAGATACACCCGTCAAGCGCTATTCATCTGGCATGAAAGTCCGCCTGGGCTTTGCTGTAGCAGCCCATCTCGACCCTGAAATTCTTATTGTTGATGAAGTGCTGGCAGTCGGGGATGCGGAATTTCAGAAACAATGCATTGGCAAAATGAAAGATGTTGCAGGTGAAGGCCGCACAGTGCTCTTCGTAAGCCATAATATGGCAGCAGTGAGGAATCTATGCGATGAGTGCATGATCATTTCAAATGGCAGTGTCGAAGGTATATTCACAACTGAAGAGGCCGTGTTACGGTATCTGGGAACAAGAGACGAGAAAAAGCCAGTAATCGAATGGAAAAACGACAGTGGTGCAGATGGCCAGTTCCTCAGCTTAAAGGTAACTGATAATGATCATAAAATTCGAGAGAACTATGAATGCGATGAACCTATCCGAGTGGAGTTCAAATATCGCTTAAATAAGCCTTCACCAAGTCACTATTTAACAATGCAAATCCTGACAGAAAATGGTTCAGTTGTGTTGTTTTCCGACATCAGAGATAATTCCGGCCATTCATCTAATATTGTAGCACTTGGAGACAATAATATATCCGTACAAATTCCCAAAGGCTTACTTGCTCCTGGCACTTATGCGATCAAGCTGGGTAGTGCGGATAAAGAGGCACGTAAGTTAGTACACCAACCTGATGAATTATGTTTCTTTAGTCTAGAAGACCTCAAGAGTCGAAGAGCAAAGAGACCTGGCGTGCTTCGTCTGCTTCTACCATGGGAAATATCACCATCACCAAGCTCTGAAAACGCTGAGAATGTCACCTACTCGAACTAA
- a CDS encoding acylneuraminate cytidylyltransferase, with translation MPETLAIIPARSGSKGVHNKNIRDMCGTPLLGWTISAAIKSTKINRVLVSTDSEQYAQIAHKHGAEAPFLRPNTISNDTASSESALLHALNWLQEKEKYSPEFIVFLQCTSPLTLAEDIDRCVEKLISENADSALTVASSHTFLWKNLSSGAEGINHNKAIRLRRQDMEPEFRETGAVYAMKTEGFLKHKHRFFGKTILSTVPPERSYEIDNESDWLVCESLLRKRIQTEKFATIPNNLKAIVFDFDGVFTDNRVWVDQNGNESVACSRSDGLRLNELKKAFPSLQLLILSKERNPVVSKRAKKLNLSVLQGVDQKSQFLDNWLQEHNYKWSEIIYVGNDLNDVEALRRSGCGIAVNDAYHCAKDASNIILDNRGGNGAVRELIDILLSTKLKQENLKQS, from the coding sequence ATGCCTGAAACATTAGCCATTATTCCAGCCCGTAGTGGATCAAAAGGCGTTCATAACAAGAACATACGTGACATGTGTGGCACTCCGTTGCTTGGATGGACAATAAGTGCTGCCATCAAGTCGACAAAAATCAATCGTGTTCTCGTTAGCACTGATTCAGAGCAATATGCTCAAATTGCTCATAAACACGGTGCTGAAGCCCCTTTCCTGAGACCAAATACGATTTCGAATGATACAGCATCATCCGAGTCGGCTCTCTTGCACGCTCTCAACTGGCTTCAAGAAAAAGAAAAATACTCACCAGAATTTATTGTATTTCTACAATGCACATCCCCCTTAACACTGGCAGAAGACATTGATCGGTGTGTGGAAAAACTAATTTCAGAAAATGCCGATAGCGCTCTAACAGTAGCATCATCTCATACATTTCTTTGGAAAAACCTGTCATCTGGAGCCGAAGGCATTAATCACAACAAAGCCATCAGACTAAGGCGCCAAGACATGGAGCCAGAGTTTAGGGAAACCGGTGCTGTTTATGCCATGAAAACAGAAGGTTTTCTAAAACACAAACACCGGTTTTTCGGCAAAACCATCCTAAGCACTGTTCCACCCGAACGCTCATACGAAATTGATAATGAAAGCGACTGGCTCGTTTGCGAAAGCCTCTTGAGAAAACGTATACAGACAGAAAAATTCGCCACAATACCGAATAACTTAAAGGCAATTGTATTTGATTTCGATGGAGTCTTCACAGACAATCGAGTATGGGTAGATCAAAACGGAAATGAATCAGTGGCATGCTCACGTTCGGATGGCTTAAGATTAAATGAACTTAAAAAAGCCTTCCCCAGCTTGCAGCTACTTATACTTTCCAAAGAACGCAATCCAGTTGTATCAAAGCGAGCTAAAAAGTTAAACCTATCCGTTCTTCAAGGGGTAGATCAGAAGAGTCAGTTCCTGGACAATTGGCTCCAAGAGCACAACTACAAATGGTCTGAAATAATCTATGTTGGTAACGACCTAAATGATGTAGAAGCGCTAAGACGTTCAGGCTGCGGAATTGCAGTCAATGATGCCTACCATTGCGCAAAAGACGCATCAAACATCATCCTAGACAATCGAGGAGGGAATGGTGCAGTTCGAGAATTAATCGACATACTACTTTCAACAAAACTGAAACAAGAAAATCTTAAGCAATCATAA
- a CDS encoding N-acetylneuraminate synthase family protein: MISLDNYNPAKVIAEIGCNHKGDMAIAKEMITTAALFCKVDVVKFQKRNPKELLSKEQYNSSHPNPENSYGQTYGAHREFLEFSIDQHRELKDYCEELKLVYSTSVWDLTSAKEVADLAPELIKIPSASNQHYEMLGYLCDNYEGEIHASVGMTTHQEEDNLVSFFEKKGRANDLILYSCTSGYPVPFEDICLLEIKRLKEKFGTKVKQIGFSGHHLGISIDTTAYALGAEWIERHYTLERTWKGTDHAASLEPDGLRRLCRDLKATHKALSYKADELLSIEKQQRDKLKFKPQS, encoded by the coding sequence ATGATCTCACTCGATAACTATAATCCTGCAAAAGTAATTGCAGAAATTGGATGTAACCACAAGGGGGATATGGCTATCGCTAAAGAGATGATTACGACAGCTGCCCTATTCTGCAAAGTAGACGTCGTAAAATTCCAAAAGCGAAATCCTAAAGAATTGCTCTCCAAGGAGCAGTACAACTCAAGCCACCCGAATCCGGAAAATTCTTATGGTCAGACTTATGGAGCACACAGAGAATTCCTGGAATTCAGCATAGACCAACATCGAGAGTTAAAAGATTACTGCGAAGAACTAAAATTAGTCTATTCTACATCAGTATGGGATCTTACCTCTGCCAAAGAAGTAGCAGATCTTGCCCCTGAGTTAATTAAAATTCCTTCAGCCTCCAATCAGCATTACGAAATGCTTGGCTACCTGTGTGACAATTATGAAGGAGAAATCCATGCTTCAGTTGGAATGACCACCCATCAAGAAGAGGACAACCTGGTATCTTTCTTCGAAAAAAAGGGACGGGCTAACGATTTAATCTTATATAGCTGCACATCGGGGTATCCAGTACCCTTCGAAGACATATGCCTACTTGAAATCAAACGCTTAAAGGAAAAATTTGGTACGAAGGTAAAGCAAATAGGATTCTCTGGCCATCATCTGGGAATTTCAATTGACACAACTGCCTACGCACTCGGCGCCGAATGGATTGAGCGACACTACACCCTAGAAAGAACATGGAAAGGGACCGACCATGCGGCATCATTAGAGCCAGATGGCCTTAGGAGATTGTGTAGAGACCTAAAAGCTACTCATAAAGCGCTAAGCTATAAGGCAGACGAGCTTCTATCTATCGAAAAGCAGCAACGAGACAAACTTAAGTTCAAGCCTCAATCATAG
- a CDS encoding sulfotransferase has protein sequence MLVNFMLIGAQKCGTTTLHGILESHPSLSPCTIKEPQFFCTTKDWRKEVDAYHEKFDQSADSIFFESSTTYTFLPTRNIGVWEDIYAYNPDMKFIYVVRKPIDAVISRYMHYYERGLIDCTFEEAIINDRVFIDFSRYFTQISPYIERFGRDNVLVLDFHDLNNERTATLKEVASFLDIDFSGFKEYESMHRNISVGGRKPNMKFDNLNFSQKLLKKFFPAYWDRVTRNSERGFKEKPKPSTKAITLINTMMRPEIDGLESIINKDLTGWRT, from the coding sequence ATGCTAGTCAATTTCATGCTTATAGGTGCCCAAAAATGCGGCACAACCACATTACACGGCATACTAGAGTCACACCCCTCACTGTCTCCTTGCACGATCAAAGAGCCACAGTTTTTTTGCACAACGAAAGACTGGCGCAAAGAAGTAGACGCTTATCATGAAAAGTTTGATCAATCAGCAGACTCTATATTTTTCGAATCATCCACCACGTATACCTTTTTACCCACAAGGAATATCGGAGTTTGGGAGGACATTTATGCCTATAACCCAGACATGAAATTCATCTATGTAGTACGGAAACCAATAGATGCAGTCATTTCTCGATATATGCATTATTATGAAAGAGGCCTTATTGACTGCACATTTGAAGAAGCGATTATTAATGACAGGGTCTTTATTGATTTCTCACGCTACTTCACACAAATATCACCATACATTGAACGCTTTGGAAGAGACAATGTGCTAGTTCTTGATTTTCATGATTTAAATAATGAACGAACAGCTACACTCAAGGAGGTAGCTAGCTTTCTGGATATCGATTTCTCAGGCTTCAAAGAATACGAATCAATGCACAGGAATATCTCTGTGGGTGGTCGCAAACCTAATATGAAATTCGACAATCTCAATTTCAGCCAAAAATTATTGAAAAAGTTTTTCCCAGCATATTGGGACAGAGTAACTCGAAATAGCGAGAGAGGCTTCAAAGAAAAACCAAAGCCATCCACCAAAGCTATTACACTGATAAACACTATGATGAGACCAGAGATAGATGGCTTAGAAAGTATTATAAACAAAGACCTTACAGGTTGGCGAAC